GTGCCTCTGTTtcgaagacaaaaaaaatctcagCGAAAGTTCAGACTTGGAGGATCGGAGGCTTATCACAAGGGTCTCTCACTAAAAAGGGAGTTTACTGATGGCTTGAAGAAGAAAAGTCCCCATGGCCTTCCTCCAACAGCAACAGCTACAGCAACGTCCGAATGACTCTCTGTGGGATGCATAATCATTAAGTATTAGAATATGCAAATGCAATAATAATCACACTGTAATTAACACTCAAAAAAGCACATGCATTTACAATGCAAACATCAACACAGGCATGCATGCACTCTTTCCAGCTTTCATGCACAGAAAATCGGCATCCGAAATGCATGACGTCATCTGATCAAGACCGCATCCCTTTGAAATCGAAATAGATGGAGACCAACAATGCAAACGTCTATTTCCACGGATGAAAATGCAAACGCTGCCTTTCGTTTTGCATTGCCTTTAAGGTGCAGCCAGGCTTTATACGACGGATAACTGAATCTATTGCATTCATAAGCAGAGAAAAGGCTGAGAGGTGACGTCATCTATATCCTGACTCACAAAACCTCAACTAactaaacataataataaacattaacgGCAGGCAACTCAAAAGACAAAGTATTAATCGACAGTTAACGCTATTTGGGATCAGATATGCATCAGATATGATGCATCAGCTCCAAATGCGGCACAGCATGAATGTATGACAGCATCCAGCGAACTGTCAAACACCTTTACAAAAGATACATTAACCATTATATGGAGACATGACTGTTTTCATTTAGACGTATTTCACTTAAGCAAACGCAAACCCAGCTACATATAGTGAACACAAGAGATTTATCTAACGGCTAACAACAATAAAGACCAAGAGAAAACTGATCAACTTACTTAATAACAGTTATTTCTCCCACAAATAACGGTACATTTCAGCCCTCCTCCTCATTCCCTTCAAGTTAAATGAGCAACGCGAAACGCTCACGTTCACCTCAGCACTCAAAACCTGCCGTTACTGTAGTTATTTCTGCTTATAAAATTGTTATTTACTCTCACATTTCAGTCAGCGACTCCTGAAGCGTCTGTCTCTCGACCTGCTTGAGCTAAACTGCCTCAATCTTTTTGTACTCTCGTTTCTAGCTTAGCTAACTTACCTATAATTAGTCTTTTACGACACGGTATCCAGCGAAACGTGCAAACAATGTAGCGTTGGCTTTTTTGACTGCTAATTACGCGTTTCTATCGTTGCTAGAATGCTAGGTATTAAATATTAGTTGTAATTATTTACCTCAGTTTCTCTCCCTCCAATCTCGGCTTCCCTTCCCCCCCTTTCCACAGTAACTGAAAACCCCGACGCCTTGTGGGAATTGTGGTTCTTCTACTGTAAATAGACTTCCGGTACTGTAGGAGCCCTTTAGTCACTCGCTAAAATTtttcgttttgtttgttttgttttcttgacATTTCATTGACAGCAGTATTCAATCTAAATCGACTTTGAATTCTTGTATAGTTGTGCCATTTGAAAAGATATTTTAAGTTTATGATATGTATTTAAATGCTATTTTAACAAcaataactaaataattaaataaacaaacaaacaaaggcgTAGTTAATGATGAGTAAATGCTGTTGGCTCAAACAATGCAAATAGCCAAACACCTGGCTTTGGCAAACTCAGACTAATTtacttttttacatatttttaagaTTCTAGATggaatgtatttacatttttacaacagcagcaataacaacaataatttaGTAACCATAGTTTATGCTTAAATATGGAAATTAGTAAAAAAGAATGATGTGCATGGTAACTATGGAAGCTAGTAAATAAAGGTAaggttttttctcgcaattgcaagtttacatctcacaattctgactttttttctcagtaatgCGAGTTTAGgcctttatatcacaattctaatattataacacacaattgcgagtaactaagtcagaattctgagatatgaactcgcaattctgagaacatatcagtatttCTTCACAAATTTTcacttttatttcagaattgtgagatataaactcacaattgtgagttataaagtcaaaaagtctgaattgcaagatacaaactcatgtttgagagaaaaaaagtcagaattgtgcaatataaacttgcaattgcaagttttaaagtcagaattgtgagacctgaagtcgcaatactgagaaatagtcgcaattctgaaaaataaagtcaatatCAGTATTTTTACCCCTCAAAattcgactttataactcacaattgtatgtttatatctcacaattgtgaaaaaagtcagaattccaagaaaaaagtctgaattgcgagatacacacTTGtacttgcgagaaaaaagtcagaattgtgactttatttctcgcaattgtgagtttatatcaagtaaTTCTAAAGAAACTTGCACTCACTGATCTTAAAATTGtgatgcaattgtgactttataactcacaactgcaactttatatctcacaattctgaaaaaagtaagaattgctagaaaaaagtctgaattgcgaaatacaaacttgaGAAACAgtttttatatcgcaattctgactttatttctcacaattgagtttatatcaagtaattctgagaaaaaaaagtaagaattgcgaaatacattttttgcatgaggaaaaaataacaattgtgactatacctcgcaattctgactttgtaactcacaaatgtgagtttatatctcacaattctgaaatcaaggagtcagaattgcaagaaaaaagtcatgaCTGCAAGATTCAAACTTGAGATACCGTTTTTatatcgtaattctgactttatttatcacaactgagtttatatcaagcaattctgagaaaaaagtaacaattgtgactttatatcttacaattctgactttataactcgcagttgcaattagagtttatatctaacaattccaaaaaaaacaaaaaaccagAATTGCAGGGAAAAAGTCTGTTTttgtttcagaattgtgagaaaaaagtctgaatttgcgagataaaaactcaagatacgttttttatctcacaattctgactttataactcacaattgcaagtttatatctcaattctgaaaaaaggtcagaattgtgagaaaaaagtctgaatttgcgagatacaaacttgtatttgcgagaaaaaagtcagaattgtgagatataaactagagaTACAGTTTttatattgcaactttatttctcgcaattgtgagtttatatcaagtaattctgagaaaaaagtaacaattgtgagtttatatctcataattctgaaaaaagtcggaattgcgagaaaaaagtcagaattgcttgatacaaacttaAGATCCAGTTTTtacattgcaattctgactatttgtgactttatatctcgcaattctgactttatataaagcaagtctaagaaaaaagttagttaaaatttgtgagatacaaactcgtatctgcaagaaaaaagtcagaattgatagaTACAAACTCGAGACAGTTTTTATAGCAATTCCGACTATTTCtagcaattgagtttatattaagtaattctgagaaaaaaataagaattgtgactttatatctcgcagaattctaagaaaaaagtcagaactgtgaatttgtatcacgcaattctgtaaaaaaaaatcagaagtgAGATAAAACCTGTATGATTACTGTATGTTATGTAAGAATGACAAAGCGAGATAAAATAGAACTGACTAGCAATTAATAACCTGAGCTTGTATATACAATGATTGTCTAAGATAAAGAGGGTATTTGGATGCCTCGAGCCTAAAAACCAGCAGAGTTCTAATCCAGCTGGACCACTGTTTGCTGTTTAACAATATTTAACATGTGTCTTTCAGAAATGTCTCAAAACTGTGGAGGCAGAGGGGTCATTTGCACTACTTCTGCTttgaaattcattaaaaataatcagAAATGGCCCACTGCGTCggaaaatatgaaaaacattagAGAGGGGATTGCGGCCCGCCTTTGGCCGGGACatcagcgtttacctcatttccTGCTTTGTGCAATGTTGGCTCAGTCGGACCTTCAAGGAGCTGAGAAGTTCCCAAAACACATGCGAATAACTAAACACCTCCTTGCTTTAGCAAACCCGGGCTAATCCACTCCAGACGACAAGACATTTTAATGGACTGAATTTCTGGCTGTAACACGAGTCACATTCCCTTTCCGGGGGCAGTTTGCTTGAACATCGGTGAGACGCTAATGGGCATAACTgactcaaaatgttgtttatataaCTAGCTGAGTGGCCTGCCAAAGTATGTAGATGAAGCTATTTCCTGTATTTCCTTACTCATTCTGCAGATTGAGGCTTCGGTCATAATTTGTCCTCCTTCTTGCGTTACACACATGTAGGAAAATGAACCCAGTGAACAAGAAAACAGACTGATACTGTAGTTTGCCATTGTAATAGTTTTAATGAATATTATTTTAGCAGACATCCTTTTTTCAGAGTGATGCAACAATaatattaacttaaaataaatacttctttttttttttacaaacaaagATAAAATAGGAACTAATAAGCCCAAGAATAATAGTCAGTGCTGTTCTACAGAAGTATATGAGTGAATAAAAGGAAGTTCAAGCCACAAAATGAAAGTGACAGAGGAAGCATGAGTTTGCCATCATGTTGAAATCGAGACTTACCAAATATTCACTGCAATGACCCAGTAACCTTAACTAGTTATGTGCAtgtgaaaacatttaaaatagtgTGGTTCGAACTAAGAGCAGCATATCGTTTTGATGGATAATTTCACTTCTGTATCTGTGTGACATCTGTGTAGGCTGAAATAGGTGTGACGCTTTTGGGTGGAATGAGTTTGACCCTTGTTATGGCATCTGTGAATGTCAGCAGGCAATGGCTGCTTCCAGACCACCATTTGATGCCATTCTGTGCCTTAGATGGTTTGCAAAATCCACCTGGGTTTGCGAAAGTACTCGGTTGATGACGGTTTTTGGGATCCAACCCTAGAGATGACAGAATAGGGACAAATTAGACATTAGATATACTGTAACAGTCAGTAATCTTATTTGGATGAGTAATGTTATACTAAAGTCTTTACTTATGTAAACCGCTCATATTAAACACCTTTTAAAGCATTTTCTATTAAATAAGAATTcgattttttgagtgaactatccctttaaaggcaaAATGTGCCATATTTTAAGACAATGGAGCAAACTAAATTGCAAAATTCCTGAAAACTCCTCCAATTAGTTAGGATAAGATATATTGATTGTGTCAATCTTGCTGTGTTGGtcttaaacaaataaaatttaatttgcgCCAACAAACTTTTCAGGGAAATCAGCCTTGTAATGGCTTGCTAATAAgaaattatacacacacacacacacacacacacacacacgttgggtttacatgttttatggggacattccataggcgtaatggttttcatgctgtacaaaccgtactttctatcgccctacacctaccctacacctaaacctagccctcacaggagattgtgcacacttttacttcctcaaaaaaactcattgtgcatgatttataagcctgtttcctcatggggacatAAGAAATGTatctggtattactatccttgtggggacatttggtccccacaacgtgatgaataccaggtacacacacacacacacacacacacacacacacacacaggacagtTAACTTACCTTAAGGTCTAAACTGAGCAACCAGGTAAATTTTGTCTTATTGGGATCTTCTGCATTTGGTCGCATCACAATACAGGTAGGTCCATTCTCAGCccttagaaaaaataaatattgtaaatataaatatatttatttcaatcATGAGAACTCTCTGAATAGTTTTAGCATGTTAATCTATAAGGCAATCCTAATGTATTTGGACTTGGCTGCTGCTGCATGAATAAGCACACATAAATAGCAACAGATctaaacaggtggagctgggggaggtggagggtttcgtAGGATCGCAGAACTTGGCCGTATACAGGTAAATGGTTCATATTttcatttaccttacaaatcCTTTCTGCTCAGGCATTCCAGGGTGCTGAGTGGACATCCCGGCCAGGAAGCACGTAGATCCTCTCCGTTTGGCACAACGGACACTTACAAAGTCTCGTGGGCCCACTACATTCCCAGGTGTTTCAGCTGAAACCTCATGTGTGATCATAGTATCCTGACCGATCTTCTGAAGAATCTGCGAAGGACCAAATATCTCTGGGTAACAGTAGCTGTATGTTTATGTTACATCATGAGGACTGAGAAGTGTAGACAATAGAAATGCACATCTGTTTCTACCCACCTTGACTTGTTTGACATTGGGGTTCCACTCCCCCATTTGTTCCATGTTATCCACCAGCTCCCCATATAAATCATCAGTCTTCTGTTCCAGCATGACTTCCAGCTTAAAAACCTTCCCAATGTCTGGTAATACTTTACTCATCACCTTATCACCATTGGCCTGAGAGAAAAAAATCCACATAGGCATAGTTATTTACATGGTATATGAGTTTAAAGTTTTGGGACACTTAAGAGCTGAATAAAACTGTataatatacacaaatacaagGCATCTATACATGGTCTCATCAGAATGAATGATGAAATCAGATTATTGATGATACTTACACCCTCAATCTCAATTTGCCAGCCATCCTGGTCACTGAGGATGCTGATGGACTTCTGCAGAGCATCCTGTCCCTGCTGCACATAACAATGCTCAGCTTCACTGTACGTCTCCTCTGCAATCCGACTGCCTGTACAAAGAAACACATGTATAAACTTGATCCTTTGCATAAACAAATACATagatttttgaagaaaacaagcaTTTCTGTGAAAACAGTGGAGATTTTATTTACTGATCCTTTTTTATTACATGGTTACGCCAGTAGGTGGTGACAAATGACTGTCTTTACTTACTTtagttactgaatcattcattcaaccaatcCATTTAAAAATGCTGAAGCATTTAGGAACAACACAAGTGGCTAACTTCTCGCTCAATAGCTGGGTTTCCATCGAACGTTGCAAATCTATGGAggactttattcagcaattttcACATAATTGAGcgttaaaaccttttttgcaaaattttaatttgaaatatGGCATTTCTGTTACTCGTTTCTAATGTGAAACtttaaaatgtgcataaaaacagggtgatggaaacagcTATTGCCTCATGGGATGGTAAAGTGTCCATCGGATGCGCTCTTTGTAAACTTGGAATAAGCAGTAAGTCACCTGTTTGCATTTGCTTACTGATTTATGAATTTGTACATACTACTTTTTTCATGTATCGCCTATTATATAGTGTGGAAGTTAGCATATATGAACAAGGAttgtcttaatgagtgagtcgttgaattattcactcaaccaattcatTATAAAAAGCTCATTTGTTCAGAAACGAAAAACCACAACTTTGTTTCTCAGAGATGCACAATTCTCTTGTGGCCTTGTTGATAACATTTTCAT
Above is a genomic segment from Garra rufa chromosome 15, GarRuf1.0, whole genome shotgun sequence containing:
- the star gene encoding steroidogenic acute regulatory protein, mitochondrial; this encodes MLPATFKLCAGISYRHTRNMTGLRRYAMIAIHHELNKLSGPGPSAWINHIRRRSSLLSSRIAEETYSEAEHCYVQQGQDALQKSISILSDQDGWQIEIEGANGDKVMSKVLPDIGKVFKLEVMLEQKTDDLYGELVDNMEQMGEWNPNVKQVKILQKIGQDTMITHEVSAETPGNVVGPRDFVSVRCAKRRGSTCFLAGMSTQHPGMPEQKGFVRAENGPTCIVMRPNAEDPNKTKFTWLLSLDLKGWIPKTVINRVLSQTQVDFANHLRHRMASNGGLEAAIAC